Proteins co-encoded in one Cupriavidus metallidurans CH34 genomic window:
- a CDS encoding Bug family tripartite tricarboxylate transporter substrate binding protein translates to MAFAASAAHAADSYPTKPIRWIVPYAAGGGSDFLARTIGQGLSAKIGQPVVVDNKPGGNTAIGASETARSPADGYTVLSADNGTLVFNPVLYKTLSYNPTRDLAPVTLIGRFPMILVVGPGSTAKTAQEFIAQVKAAPGGINYGSAGAGSPHHLAMELLKVEAHLTMTHAPYRGAGPALSDVAAGQIPAMMVDFAAGAGFIKGGKVRPLAVANPTRLAQLPDVPTFAELGYKNVEAAALVGMVVPAGTPPDVIATLNKQVVASIKDPAINKKLVDFGVEPVGNSPTQYSDLLRAESTRWTKLIHDLKITLD, encoded by the coding sequence ATGGCATTTGCCGCCAGCGCGGCACATGCCGCCGATAGCTATCCGACCAAGCCGATCCGCTGGATCGTGCCGTATGCAGCCGGTGGGGGTTCGGATTTCCTGGCACGCACGATCGGACAGGGGTTGTCGGCAAAGATCGGCCAGCCGGTGGTGGTGGACAACAAGCCCGGCGGCAACACGGCGATCGGCGCATCGGAAACCGCACGTTCGCCCGCTGACGGCTACACGGTGCTCTCCGCCGACAACGGCACGCTGGTATTCAACCCCGTGCTGTACAAGACGCTGTCCTATAACCCTACCCGCGACCTCGCGCCGGTGACGCTGATTGGCCGCTTCCCGATGATCCTGGTGGTGGGACCGGGTAGCACCGCGAAGACAGCGCAGGAATTCATCGCACAGGTCAAGGCCGCGCCCGGTGGCATCAACTATGGTTCCGCCGGCGCGGGCAGCCCTCACCATCTGGCGATGGAACTGCTCAAGGTGGAAGCGCACCTGACGATGACACACGCGCCCTATCGCGGCGCCGGCCCCGCTCTCTCCGACGTGGCCGCGGGCCAGATTCCCGCGATGATGGTCGACTTCGCCGCCGGCGCGGGCTTCATCAAGGGTGGCAAGGTACGCCCGCTGGCCGTGGCGAATCCCACCCGTCTGGCGCAACTGCCTGACGTGCCGACGTTCGCGGAACTTGGCTACAAGAATGTGGAGGCCGCCGCGCTGGTCGGGATGGTCGTGCCAGCCGGCACGCCGCCCGATGTGATTGCCACGCTGAACAAGCAGGTGGTGGCATCGATCAAGGACCCCGCCATCAACAAGAAGCTGGTGGATTTCGGCGTGGAGCCGGTAGGCAATTCCCCCACGCAATACAGCGACCTGCTGCGTGCCGAGAGCACGCGCTGGACCAAGCTGATTCACGATCTGAAGATCACGTTGGACTAA
- a CDS encoding cytochrome P450/oxidoreductase, with translation MPQTNAPASSGSCPIDHSALRAPNGCPISHQAAAFDPFEDGYQQDPPEYVRWSRAQEPVFYSPKLGYWVVTRYDDIKAIFRDNITFSPSIALEKITPTGEAANAVLASYGYAMNRTLVNEDEPAHMPRRRALMEPFTPAELAHHEPMVRKLTREYVDRFIDTGRADLVDEMLWEVPLTVALHFLGVPEEDMDLLRQYSIAHTVNTWGRPKPEEQVAVAHAVGNFWQLAGRILDKMREDPSGPGWMQYGLRKQRELPEVVTDSYLHSMMMAGIVAAHETTANASANAIKLLLQHPDVWREICEDPALIPNAVEECLRHNGSVAAWRRLVTRDTEVGGMSLAAGSKLLIVTSSANHDEHHFADADLFDIHRDNASDQLTFGYGSHQCMGKNLARMEMQIFLEELTSRLPHMRLAGQRFTYVPNTSFRGPEHLWVEWDPARNPERTDPTVLAPRDAVRIGEPTGGTTGRTLIVERVETAAQGVSRIRLVSPDGRALPRWSPGSHIDIECGHTGISRQYSLCGDPADTSAFEIAVLREPESRGGSAWIHASLRAGDKLKVRGPRNHFRLDETCRRAIFIAGGIGVTPVSAMARRAKELGVDYTFHYCGRSRASMAMIDELRALHGDRVRIHAADEGQRADLAQVLGAPDANTQIYACGPARMIEALEALCATWPEDSLRVEHFSSKLGTLDPSREQPFAVELKDSGLTLEVPPDQTLLATLRAANIDVQSDCEEGLCGSCEVRVLAGEIDHRDVVLTRGERDANNRMMACCSRAAKGGKIVLGL, from the coding sequence ATGCCGCAGACGAACGCACCCGCCAGCAGTGGAAGCTGCCCGATCGACCACAGCGCCTTGCGCGCGCCCAACGGTTGCCCGATCAGCCACCAGGCGGCGGCGTTCGATCCCTTCGAGGACGGCTATCAGCAGGACCCGCCCGAGTACGTGCGTTGGTCGCGCGCGCAGGAGCCGGTGTTCTACAGTCCGAAGCTCGGCTACTGGGTGGTGACGCGCTACGACGACATCAAGGCGATCTTTCGCGACAACATCACCTTCAGCCCGTCAATTGCGCTCGAGAAGATCACGCCCACGGGTGAGGCGGCCAATGCGGTGCTGGCCTCGTACGGCTACGCGATGAATCGCACGCTCGTCAACGAAGACGAGCCCGCGCACATGCCGCGCCGCCGCGCGTTGATGGAGCCGTTCACGCCCGCCGAACTGGCCCATCACGAACCGATGGTGCGCAAGCTCACACGCGAATACGTCGACCGTTTCATCGACACCGGCCGCGCGGATCTGGTGGACGAGATGCTCTGGGAGGTACCGCTGACGGTGGCGCTGCATTTCCTCGGCGTGCCCGAGGAAGACATGGACCTGTTACGCCAGTACTCGATCGCCCATACGGTCAATACATGGGGCCGCCCGAAGCCCGAGGAGCAGGTGGCCGTGGCCCACGCTGTGGGCAACTTCTGGCAACTGGCCGGCCGCATTCTCGACAAGATGCGCGAAGATCCGTCCGGCCCGGGCTGGATGCAGTACGGCCTGCGCAAGCAGCGCGAGTTGCCCGAGGTGGTCACCGATTCGTACCTGCACTCGATGATGATGGCCGGCATCGTGGCCGCGCACGAGACCACGGCCAATGCATCGGCCAACGCGATCAAGCTGCTGCTGCAACATCCCGATGTCTGGCGGGAGATCTGCGAAGACCCGGCATTGATTCCAAACGCGGTGGAAGAATGCCTGCGGCACAACGGCTCGGTGGCCGCCTGGCGGCGCCTTGTCACGCGCGACACCGAAGTGGGCGGCATGTCGCTCGCGGCTGGCAGCAAATTGCTGATCGTCACGTCGTCGGCCAACCACGACGAACATCATTTCGCCGATGCCGATCTGTTCGACATCCATCGTGACAATGCCAGCGACCAGCTTACGTTCGGCTACGGCTCGCACCAGTGCATGGGAAAAAACCTCGCGCGCATGGAGATGCAGATCTTCCTGGAGGAACTGACCAGCCGGCTGCCCCATATGCGTCTGGCCGGGCAGCGCTTCACCTACGTGCCGAACACCTCGTTCCGTGGCCCGGAGCATCTCTGGGTCGAATGGGACCCGGCACGCAACCCCGAACGGACCGATCCGACGGTGCTGGCGCCACGTGACGCGGTCCGCATCGGCGAACCGACTGGCGGCACCACCGGCCGCACGCTCATTGTCGAGCGCGTCGAGACGGCCGCGCAGGGTGTGTCGCGGATCCGCCTGGTTTCGCCCGATGGTCGCGCACTACCGCGCTGGTCGCCGGGCTCGCATATCGACATCGAATGCGGCCACACCGGCATCTCGCGCCAGTATTCGCTGTGCGGCGACCCCGCCGATACCAGCGCCTTCGAGATCGCGGTGCTGCGCGAGCCCGAAAGCCGTGGTGGATCGGCGTGGATTCATGCCAGCCTGCGCGCAGGCGACAAGCTCAAGGTGCGCGGCCCGCGCAATCACTTCCGGCTCGACGAGACCTGCCGTCGCGCGATCTTCATCGCCGGTGGCATTGGCGTGACTCCGGTCAGCGCCATGGCAAGGCGTGCGAAAGAACTGGGCGTCGACTACACCTTCCACTATTGCGGCCGCAGCCGTGCCTCCATGGCGATGATCGATGAACTGCGCGCCCTGCATGGTGATCGCGTGCGGATTCATGCCGCGGATGAAGGCCAGCGCGCCGATCTCGCGCAAGTGCTCGGCGCACCCGATGCGAACACGCAGATCTACGCTTGTGGACCGGCCCGGATGATCGAGGCGCTGGAAGCCCTGTGCGCGACATGGCCCGAGGATTCGCTGCGCGTCGAACACTTCAGTTCGAAACTTGGAACGCTCGATCCCTCCAGGGAACAGCCGTTTGCGGTCGAACTGAAGGACTCGGGGCTGACGCTTGAAGTTCCTCCGGACCAGACGCTGCTCGCCACCCTGCGCGCCGCGAACATCGACGTGCAAAGCGATTGCGAGGAAGGCCTGTGTGGATCGTGTGAAGTGCGCGTGCTGGCCGGCGAGATCGACCACCGCGACGTCGTGCTGACGCGCGGCGAGCGTGATGCGAACAACCGGATGATGGCCTGCTGCTCGCGAGCGGCGAAGGGCGGAAAGATCGTGCTGGGGCTGTAA
- a CDS encoding chemotaxis protein has product MTSAMRDIDERTNLTNNNQFELLLFRLGDAAHTGQSELFGINVFKVREILVMPPVTSVVGAEPSILGMADIRGQVIPVIDLPRLLECNPKSGLNIMLVTEYARSTQGFAVEAVEEIVRLDWNQVISAETSVKGGLVTSIAKLDAGGENPRLVQVLDVEQILRDVLPSRQPDVDPSTVGPALSIRPGSKILCADDSALARGLIENGLKAMGVQVVMTKSGQEAWDMLGEIADLTASKGATVRDEIALVLTDLEMPEMDGFTLTRKIKADARLKSLPVVIHSSLSGEASEEHVRKVGADAYVSKFLAKDLADTIRGVLARHP; this is encoded by the coding sequence ATGACCAGCGCGATGAGAGACATCGACGAGCGCACCAACCTGACCAACAACAACCAGTTTGAGTTGCTGTTGTTCCGACTGGGTGATGCGGCACACACCGGGCAGTCCGAACTGTTCGGCATCAATGTGTTCAAGGTCCGTGAAATTCTGGTGATGCCGCCGGTGACCAGCGTGGTCGGCGCGGAACCGTCGATCCTGGGCATGGCCGATATCCGTGGGCAGGTGATTCCGGTCATCGACCTGCCGCGCCTGCTGGAATGCAATCCGAAGTCGGGCCTGAACATCATGCTCGTGACCGAATACGCGCGGTCCACGCAGGGCTTCGCGGTGGAAGCGGTCGAGGAAATCGTCCGCCTGGACTGGAACCAGGTGATCTCCGCCGAGACCAGCGTGAAGGGTGGGCTGGTGACCAGCATCGCCAAGCTCGATGCGGGTGGCGAGAATCCGCGGCTGGTGCAGGTGCTGGATGTCGAGCAGATCCTGCGCGACGTGTTGCCTTCGCGCCAGCCGGACGTGGATCCGTCGACCGTCGGCCCAGCGTTGTCGATCCGCCCCGGCAGCAAGATTCTCTGCGCGGACGACTCCGCGCTGGCGCGTGGTCTGATCGAAAACGGCCTCAAGGCAATGGGCGTGCAAGTCGTGATGACCAAGTCCGGTCAGGAAGCCTGGGACATGCTCGGCGAGATCGCCGACCTGACCGCCAGCAAGGGCGCCACGGTCCGCGACGAGATCGCGCTGGTGCTGACCGATCTGGAAATGCCGGAGATGGATGGCTTCACCCTGACGCGCAAGATCAAGGCCGACGCCCGGCTGAAGTCGCTGCCGGTGGTGATCCACTCATCGCTCTCGGGCGAGGCCAGCGAGGAGCACGTGCGCAAGGTTGGCGCCGATGCGTACGTGTCGAAGTTCCTGGCGAAAGATTTGGCCGATACGATTCGGGGTGTACTCGCACGGCATCCGTGA
- a CDS encoding NCS2 family permease: MIEQPYPSVADTDAAPPTAQGKIDQYFQISARGSTQRREVVAGITTFMAMVYAVFVVPGMLGKAGFDTSAVFVAVCLTTAFGSLLMGLWAKLPIAIGCAISLTAFMAFGLVLGQHLSPAVALGAVFLMGVVFTAISVTGVRTWILRNLPAGVAHGAGIGIGLFLLLIASNEVGLVIKNPGPGLPVSLGNITAFPVMMSILGLAAIFGLERRRVPGGILLVIVAISALGLVFDPSVKFTGIFALPTLSAPGHTSLIGAMDIRGALSAAVLPSVLALVMTAVFDATGTIRAVAGQANQLDATGRIHNGGRALTADSVSSIFSAFFGGAPAAAYIESTVGVAAGARTGLAAVTVGALFLAVMFFSPLAGLVPSYATAPALMYVGLLMLSSVSRLHMDDLVDALSGLVCAVFIVLTCNIVTGIMLGFCTLVIGRIVSGEWRKLNIGTVAIAVALAAFYAGGWAI; the protein is encoded by the coding sequence ATGATCGAACAGCCCTATCCGTCCGTCGCGGACACGGATGCCGCGCCCCCCACTGCCCAAGGCAAAATCGACCAGTACTTCCAGATCAGCGCGCGCGGCAGCACGCAGCGCCGCGAGGTCGTCGCCGGCATCACCACCTTCATGGCGATGGTGTATGCCGTTTTCGTCGTGCCTGGGATGCTCGGCAAGGCCGGCTTCGATACCAGCGCGGTATTTGTCGCCGTCTGCCTTACCACCGCCTTCGGCTCGCTACTGATGGGCCTCTGGGCCAAGCTGCCGATTGCCATTGGTTGCGCGATCTCGCTGACCGCATTCATGGCCTTTGGCCTGGTGCTGGGCCAGCACCTGTCCCCCGCCGTGGCGCTGGGCGCCGTGTTCCTGATGGGCGTGGTCTTCACCGCGATCTCGGTGACCGGCGTGCGCACCTGGATCCTGCGCAACCTGCCCGCAGGCGTGGCACACGGCGCCGGCATCGGTATCGGCCTGTTCCTGCTGCTGATCGCTTCAAACGAAGTCGGCCTCGTCATCAAGAACCCCGGACCCGGACTGCCCGTCTCGCTCGGCAATATCACCGCCTTCCCGGTGATGATGTCGATCCTCGGACTGGCCGCGATCTTCGGCCTTGAGCGTCGCCGCGTGCCGGGTGGCATCCTGCTGGTGATCGTGGCGATCTCGGCGCTCGGCCTTGTTTTCGATCCATCGGTCAAGTTCACCGGCATCTTCGCGCTGCCGACGCTCTCCGCGCCGGGTCACACCTCGCTGATTGGCGCCATGGATATTCGCGGCGCGCTGTCCGCCGCGGTGCTGCCGAGTGTGCTGGCACTGGTGATGACCGCCGTCTTCGACGCCACCGGCACGATCCGCGCGGTGGCCGGTCAGGCCAACCAGCTCGACGCCACGGGCCGCATCCACAACGGTGGCCGCGCCCTGACCGCCGACTCCGTGAGCTCGATCTTCTCGGCCTTCTTCGGCGGCGCCCCGGCTGCGGCCTATATCGAATCGACCGTCGGCGTGGCCGCGGGCGCCCGCACCGGCCTGGCTGCCGTGACCGTCGGCGCGCTGTTCCTGGCCGTGATGTTCTTCTCGCCGCTGGCTGGGCTGGTGCCGTCGTACGCCACCGCTCCCGCGCTGATGTACGTGGGTCTGCTGATGCTGTCGAGCGTGTCGCGCCTGCACATGGATGACCTGGTCGACGCGCTCTCGGGCCTGGTCTGCGCCGTGTTCATCGTGCTGACCTGCAACATCGTCACCGGCATCATGCTCGGCTTCTGCACGCTGGTGATCGGCCGCATCGTCTCGGGCGAATGGCGCAAGCTCAATATCGGCACGGTCGCGATTGCCGTCGCGCTGGCCGCGTTCTATGCAGGTGGCTGGGCGATCTGA
- a CDS encoding H-NS histone family protein yields MPTYKQLLAEKEALEAKLNEVRANEVAGVIEQIRQLMADYDLTVEDIAPKRRRGRPASGATVARKTSSLPPKYLDPKTGKTWSGRGRAPAWLGKRPERFLIEQA; encoded by the coding sequence ATGCCGACCTACAAGCAGTTGCTAGCGGAAAAAGAAGCACTCGAAGCCAAGCTCAATGAAGTTCGTGCCAATGAAGTGGCTGGCGTGATCGAGCAAATTCGCCAATTGATGGCCGATTATGATTTGACCGTCGAGGACATCGCACCCAAGCGCCGTCGCGGTCGTCCGGCCAGCGGCGCCACCGTGGCACGCAAGACGTCGTCCCTGCCGCCGAAGTACCTTGACCCGAAAACCGGCAAAACCTGGTCAGGCCGTGGCCGCGCGCCGGCATGGCTCGGCAAGCGCCCCGAGCGCTTCCTGATCGAACAGGCGTAA
- the ahbB gene encoding siroheme decarboxylase subunit beta, whose translation MFDDTQLYDRIQHDFPLDTRPYQRAASLLGLSERTVLSLLARDLGNGRISRIGAVFAPNSIGTSTLAALAVPPNEMKQVAERLNADPAISHNYARTGHRYNLWFVAGARDRTMLDAVLHHIADDVGYQPIDLPLEREYHIDLGFPLGKGREASKPTRRAPPVSVPKPEMDECDWRLVTALEPGLSLTPEPYHALAERCGLPLTETLQRLQRWRKNGVIRRFGVILHHRPFGYSHNAMCVWNVPDARVDAIGMRIASLPHVTLCYRRPRRLPNWQYNLFAMVHARGMHELEMTLSRFDAIGGLAAMPHAVLRASHCFKQRGTRYGNIPARV comes from the coding sequence ATGTTTGATGACACCCAACTCTACGACCGCATTCAGCACGATTTCCCGCTCGACACCCGCCCCTATCAACGCGCGGCATCACTACTCGGCCTCTCCGAGCGAACGGTACTGAGCCTGCTTGCACGAGACCTCGGCAACGGACGCATCAGCCGCATCGGCGCGGTGTTCGCCCCCAATTCGATCGGGACAAGCACGCTGGCCGCGCTGGCGGTGCCGCCCAATGAAATGAAGCAGGTGGCCGAACGTCTGAACGCGGACCCGGCAATCAGTCACAACTATGCCCGTACTGGTCACCGCTACAACCTCTGGTTTGTCGCCGGCGCGCGCGATCGCACGATGCTCGATGCCGTGCTGCACCACATCGCCGACGACGTGGGGTACCAGCCGATTGATCTGCCACTCGAACGCGAATATCACATCGACCTCGGTTTTCCACTCGGCAAGGGCCGGGAAGCCAGCAAACCAACCCGGCGAGCACCACCAGTATCCGTGCCCAAGCCCGAGATGGACGAGTGCGACTGGCGTCTGGTGACCGCGCTGGAACCTGGCCTGTCTCTGACGCCGGAGCCCTATCACGCGCTGGCCGAACGTTGTGGCCTGCCACTGACCGAGACGCTGCAGCGCCTGCAGCGGTGGCGCAAGAACGGTGTGATCCGCCGCTTTGGCGTCATCCTGCACCATCGGCCATTCGGGTATTCGCACAATGCGATGTGCGTGTGGAATGTGCCCGATGCGCGCGTCGATGCCATCGGGATGCGCATCGCCAGCCTGCCGCACGTCACGCTGTGCTACCGACGCCCACGACGCCTGCCAAACTGGCAATACAACCTCTTTGCCATGGTGCACGCACGCGGGATGCACGAACTCGAGATGACGCTGTCGCGCTTCGATGCGATTGGCGGATTAGCCGCCATGCCGCACGCTGTACTTCGTGCCAGCCATTGCTTCAAGCAGCGCGGCACGCGCTACGGCAATATACCGGCGAGGGTCTAA
- the ubiT gene encoding ubiquinone anaerobic biosynthesis accessory factor UbiT, whose amino-acid sequence MTMLTGLMSRVHRHMPAPARALPFVLAVEAMRRSGWLEPPAALNGHTFRLTVEDIGLEVRFRCVDGRFAPGPFDGSASDLTLRAKVADYLRLISGDADTDTLFFQRRLSISGDTELGLEVKYWLDAAPRPTWVGPFAARLSVLFPAPATAS is encoded by the coding sequence ATGACGATGCTGACCGGATTGATGTCGCGGGTGCACCGGCACATGCCGGCGCCCGCGCGCGCGTTGCCCTTCGTGTTGGCCGTGGAGGCCATGCGCCGCTCGGGATGGCTGGAGCCGCCGGCCGCGCTGAATGGCCATACGTTTCGGCTGACGGTCGAGGATATCGGCTTGGAAGTGCGCTTTCGATGTGTCGATGGCCGGTTTGCGCCGGGGCCATTCGATGGTTCCGCGTCGGACCTGACCTTGCGCGCCAAGGTGGCGGACTACCTGCGCCTGATTAGCGGCGATGCCGACACGGACACGCTGTTTTTCCAGCGCCGCCTGTCGATCAGCGGCGACACTGAACTGGGCCTGGAAGTCAAATACTGGCTGGATGCCGCGCCACGCCCGACGTGGGTAGGGCCATTCGCCGCGCGGTTGTCCGTGCTGTTTCCCGCGCCGGCCACGGCGTCCTGA
- a CDS encoding U32 family peptidase produces the protein MAMPTQQSPLFRISLGPLLYYWPRATVLQFYASVADSPVDRVHLGEAVCTRRHELRHADWLEIAQMLREAGKQVVLSTPVLVESDSDIAVMRRVCGQDDYLVEANDLGAVRCMGGRPFVGGPHLNVYQGDTLAWLASLGAVGCTVPVEMDGRTMAALAAARPAGLDLEALVWGRMPLAFSARCFTARHHRLRKDACEFRCLDYPDGLVADTGEGQAFFTLNGIQTQSATCLDLCAEVSRMAEAGVGLMRVSAHSTGTFEAIAHLDGIRHGMPAAPSPVMPADAAPSNGYWTGKPGIRWIESEEATA, from the coding sequence ATGGCAATGCCCACACAGCAATCTCCCTTGTTTCGAATTTCCCTCGGCCCCTTGCTTTACTACTGGCCACGCGCGACGGTGCTGCAGTTCTACGCGTCGGTCGCGGACAGCCCCGTCGACCGTGTTCATCTCGGCGAAGCCGTCTGCACGCGGCGGCACGAATTGCGCCATGCGGACTGGCTCGAAATCGCGCAGATGTTGCGCGAGGCAGGCAAGCAGGTGGTGTTGTCGACGCCGGTGCTGGTCGAATCCGACAGCGATATCGCAGTCATGCGCCGGGTTTGCGGGCAGGACGACTACCTGGTCGAAGCCAACGACCTTGGCGCGGTGCGCTGCATGGGCGGGCGTCCGTTCGTGGGCGGCCCACACCTGAACGTCTATCAGGGCGACACGCTGGCATGGCTGGCATCGCTTGGCGCGGTAGGTTGCACGGTGCCGGTCGAAATGGATGGCCGCACGATGGCCGCGCTGGCCGCGGCGCGACCGGCGGGTCTTGATCTGGAAGCGCTGGTCTGGGGGCGTATGCCGCTGGCGTTCTCCGCGCGCTGCTTTACCGCACGCCATCACCGTCTGCGTAAGGACGCTTGCGAATTCCGCTGCCTGGACTATCCAGACGGGCTGGTGGCCGACACGGGCGAGGGGCAGGCGTTCTTCACGCTCAACGGCATCCAGACGCAGTCGGCCACTTGCCTCGATCTCTGCGCCGAAGTGTCGCGGATGGCAGAGGCCGGTGTTGGTCTGATGCGTGTCAGCGCCCATTCCACAGGCACTTTCGAAGCGATTGCCCATCTCGATGGCATTCGCCACGGAATGCCGGCGGCGCCGAGTCCGGTCATGCCTGCGGACGCGGCACCCAGTAACGGGTACTGGACGGGCAAGCCGGGCATTCGATGGATTGAGAGCGAGGAGGCTACGGCATGA
- the ubiU gene encoding ubiquinone anaerobic biosynthesis protein UbiU, with protein MNPPLAAPVRRPQLVAPAGSLAALRMALQHGADAVYLGLRDATNARNFGGLNFSEDDIRTGVAEAHACGAEVLFAINTFAQMGHVEQWHHAVDAAAALGADAVIMADPGLIAYAAKRHPSLRIHLSVQGSATHADAIELMREQFGIRRVVLPRVLTVTQIAKLARQTDIELEVFGFGSLCVMAEGRCLLSSYATGDSPNNKGVCSPAHAVRWDEQDGTMQARLSGILIDSYAPGEPAGYPTLCKGRFTVEGERGYVLEEPTSLNAVSLLPTLIDIGIAAIKIEGRQRSPRYVADVVGVLRAAIDDACRDPKRFAPRQEWQATLGRHAEGDQVTQGAYERPWR; from the coding sequence ATGAATCCACCCTTGGCGGCGCCCGTGCGCCGCCCTCAACTTGTCGCACCCGCAGGCTCGCTAGCAGCGCTGCGCATGGCGTTGCAGCACGGCGCCGACGCGGTGTATCTGGGCCTGCGCGATGCCACCAACGCGCGCAACTTCGGCGGTCTGAATTTCAGCGAGGACGATATCCGCACCGGTGTGGCCGAGGCCCACGCATGCGGTGCCGAAGTGCTGTTCGCTATCAACACGTTCGCGCAGATGGGCCACGTCGAGCAATGGCACCATGCCGTCGACGCGGCCGCCGCGCTCGGCGCGGATGCGGTCATCATGGCCGACCCCGGTCTGATTGCCTATGCCGCGAAACGCCATCCGTCCCTGCGCATCCACCTTTCCGTGCAGGGCTCCGCCACCCACGCCGATGCAATCGAGCTGATGCGCGAGCAGTTCGGCATCCGGCGCGTCGTGTTGCCGCGAGTGCTCACGGTCACACAGATTGCGAAGCTTGCCCGCCAGACCGATATCGAACTTGAAGTCTTTGGATTCGGCAGCCTCTGCGTGATGGCGGAGGGCCGGTGCCTGCTGTCGTCCTACGCTACCGGCGACTCGCCTAATAACAAGGGCGTCTGCTCTCCGGCCCATGCGGTGCGCTGGGACGAACAGGACGGCACGATGCAGGCGCGACTGTCCGGCATCCTGATCGACAGCTACGCCCCTGGCGAGCCGGCGGGCTATCCGACCCTCTGCAAGGGCCGATTCACGGTCGAAGGCGAGCGCGGCTACGTGCTGGAGGAACCCACCAGTCTCAATGCGGTATCGCTGCTGCCCACTCTGATCGACATTGGCATCGCCGCGATCAAGATCGAAGGCCGGCAGCGCAGCCCGCGCTACGTCGCCGACGTGGTGGGTGTGCTGCGCGCGGCCATCGACGATGCATGCCGCGATCCGAAGCGCTTCGCGCCGCGCCAGGAATGGCAGGCCACGCTGGGACGCCACGCCGAAGGCGACCAGGTCACGCAAGGCGCGTACGAGCGGCCCTGGCGCTGA
- a CDS encoding IclR family transcriptional regulator: MPKTAYAIPAADAADAAPALKSTSPAVVRAVQVMDAVAAAHEPLTLADLTRLTGAPKSSLHGMCDTLVQLQLLKRLPGGAMALGPHVMSWANAFLSQTQITEEFRALWDETDAFHDATVTLSMLDGAEVVYLACQNGDRPLGVTFRIGMRLPAPYTATGKAMLSTVPAAEVRNLFDGGMPVPLTRASVATVAALVDELEQVRALGYSIDNGQMRDGMTCFGAPVFDATRSRAVGAIAVSYLTSEIDAPTGKQIGGQVRALADQLSARLGAGHLSRALG; the protein is encoded by the coding sequence ATGCCAAAGACAGCCTATGCCATTCCCGCCGCAGATGCGGCGGACGCCGCGCCAGCGCTCAAGTCCACTTCGCCTGCCGTGGTGCGCGCGGTCCAGGTGATGGACGCCGTGGCGGCAGCGCACGAGCCGCTGACGCTGGCCGACCTGACCCGGCTGACCGGCGCGCCCAAGAGTTCACTGCACGGCATGTGCGACACGCTCGTCCAGCTTCAATTGCTCAAGCGCCTGCCGGGCGGAGCGATGGCGCTGGGGCCGCATGTGATGAGCTGGGCCAATGCCTTCCTGTCGCAGACGCAGATCACGGAAGAATTCCGGGCGCTTTGGGACGAGACCGACGCCTTTCACGACGCCACAGTCACGCTGTCGATGCTCGATGGCGCCGAGGTGGTGTACCTGGCCTGCCAGAATGGCGATCGCCCGTTGGGCGTGACCTTCCGCATCGGCATGCGGCTGCCCGCGCCATATACGGCCACGGGCAAGGCCATGCTCAGCACCGTACCGGCGGCGGAAGTCAGAAATCTGTTCGATGGGGGGATGCCCGTGCCGCTGACGCGCGCGAGCGTGGCCACGGTCGCGGCGCTGGTGGATGAGCTCGAACAGGTTCGCGCACTCGGGTACTCGATTGACAACGGTCAGATGCGCGATGGCATGACTTGCTTTGGCGCACCCGTGTTCGACGCCACGCGTTCGCGCGCGGTGGGCGCCATCGCGGTCAGCTACCTGACCAGCGAGATCGATGCGCCGACCGGTAAGCAAATCGGCGGACAAGTCCGTGCGTTGGCCGACCAGCTTTCCGCGCGGCTCGGCGCGGGTCACCTGTCGCGCGCACTGGGCTGA